atataataatttttattttgtgtcTTGTCTATAAATGTAGACCTTACAGttaaatcatataattttttttttctttatactatGATTATATGCGTGCTTAAATTTGTGTTAGTATTATAACATTTTGAAGCACAAAATTTACAATAATATAATTAGACAActaaaacaaaaaggaaaagtaGGAATATGGAGTCAAATCAAAATGGCAAGAAACACATTGGAATAATTTCTTGTGCTTTGGAGCAAATGGGAAATGCAGGCAGCTTTAGTGGTGTAACACAAGAGGCGTTAAAGTGGGATGAGATGACACAAATGGTGATCTTTCCATATAGGATTCTTTGATTCTAAAAATTGCTTCCAAAATGGAGGCCAAAAAGGGAAGTTAGTATCATGTTGTTTGTTGATAAATGGGTTCAAATCAATATGGGCAGCCAATGCTCTAGCTACTAATGGAGTTGACCACAATTCAATTAACacttcaaatcaattcaatatgttgtcccAAGTCAATGCAGGTTTCCAAGCTCATCCCTCTTTTTAGTACCAAAAGGCAAAGGTGCTCGCTTCTCTTCTGCTGAAAatgttaaaaagaaaaaataatccaAAAAAACTTTGTTCATAAtgaaaagagatgaaatgccaAAGTTTGATCCAGTAGTGGACCCTTAATCATTGCTAAAGATAAACTATACATTCAGGGGAAAAAAAAATCCTTCCAAAATCTCTCTTAATTTGGAATAAAATTTTTACTTgatgttaattaaaaattttcttgCGTTTTATTCTATGTCGCTTGcatatttataaattttggaatttttttATAACTGATTAGCTCCTTTAACCTTAACACCTAAATTTTAAAGTTGAGTTTATGTAACATCCCTGTACTAagcagtctatacattctactgttccggtgattagtgtctgtccggacaatcaggatgtctagaactatatttgtGTCACCCAGAAAAGccttgaataaaaattaatagcaattatatgaaggtaaaatggaaataaagaaaataaagcataatgggttaaatgaactgaggccacagcgatgggtaatcgaACCGGGaggtgactgcgagctcagtcacTGTCCTATTTTTGAGTGGACCTTATGGCACCTCAGGCCtagaattattgcgaagctaacggtaatgtgaaaaccacagaaaagaattaaGAACTAATTCAAATAATTGAACCATGGTTCCAAAAGCAATTAAATGCTATTGGAGAAAcggatcagaccggtaaggggcaaaatggtcaattcacccttagatgtgacttttggcctaaatgtctaataaaatataaaaaattaaaatattgaaaactaGATTAAAATTGAAGAGGTgaatggaaagaaaaagaaatgaaaattcaaaaagaaaaaagaatatgacatcatggatgacacatgcatgatacaataaattttaatttttaaaatttgaaattttggggataaatgtaacataaaaagacaattaaaaaaataaattatttttacctTCTTCCACCTTGTGGCCGCCCCtctctctcacttctctctctcatctctttcatcacctccattaaaactcacttgtaAGCTTTTCTAAACCCTAATTCTTGCCATGAATTCCCTAAAtcccttaattaaaacttgtgtttgagctttgGTAAGAAGAtttgagcaaaaagaaagaagaaatttgaagaagtgaAGCTTTGGGAATCCTACCAAAGAGGTTAGTAGTAACTTTCCATTTCTCTCTTTATAATTATGATTAGGCACtttaattaagttggaaattgttgaaaatgaaacaaaaatgtcATGTTATGGAACCTTAGGAGTTTCGGCCAGCTTGAGTATGCATATGGTTTGATGGAATTTGTTGGAATTAAATGTGTATTTAAGCTTGATTGAGTATGTAAATGTGTTTTACACACTTTGATTTCATGGATTGTgctaattggtgaattagggttcttgacaatTGAAAATTTGGAGAAAATTTGGGGGTTTGGTGAAATGATGCCAATTGACCTAATTAAGGctaaaattggtcaattggtgtgattTGGAGTGTGATGGAATGATTGAAATTGGAATTGAGTTGTGAATGGTAatgtccaattctggacagcctgaccatgGTCCACTTATATGGCCATAATTGAAattttgttgctccaattggtatgagaccaattggagatgaaaattaagacccaaagcaacaattttcatgtagaaacctttcCCTAAAACTGACTACAAGTTGGTGAAAAATTGGGTTGAATCTGGATTAGGTGCCCTGCCACTGTACAgaattgactatatgaacagtacttgttcaaTTAGTCCTAACTTGGtatagaaatgtccaaatgacctgatttttataccatagaaagcttagacatagcacaacaacttttatgaagaacacaaacccaaattctgaccataaccaagtcaaattgccaaccaaacttaggtctctaaatctgccagaacactAATTGTCCAGGATTTCTGGATttttgaccaatccggccagccttagaaaaagaagcataacttaagctaaaaaagttaaaatgaaatgattcaaaaagggaattaaagttaggataataaggaataattttgatgaagaaaagttgatcaaatttctactgtagaaggtccaatggaacagtagatcaagtgatccaaaactgaaatttttgaattttacttagggagtttggaatttcaattggcaGTCAATGCCAATAtaattgtaacccaaaatgtggtatgtgggtgcaattaaaactagtatacctattaagtatgagaaagtcaacattttacctaattagttaaatgaatagtaacctccttAACCAAGAATATAAAGAGCTTTACTTATAAGACCTTAAaagtaactttaaaatgtaaaatgCAATTACTAGAATTATGGTTAGATATAATTTGGATAAATATAAAAACACcttaattttgtgtttcagtggaGAAAAGGCCTCCCGAGAAAGGAAATTGACGGGAGTGAAGTAAGGAAAAGCTAATTTacgaggtttgtgtacaataatttttcacttttagtttgctattagaaaatttatttgaatatattttaGAACAATTTATGCTTATTATagctttgagaaatgttgtgttgcctattttgtaaatggaaatttgaaataaaagTTGCTCAGTGTTTGCATGAcatatttgaataatatgattttaaaattggtttttgattcacacttagcatgacagtatcattgtATTCCTCCTTTATTTATGGGGTTAAGATAGACTATGTTCCTCcctttctggcttgccagtttgaggttaagattggatgagtactcatatagctagctagccacctccctcattgatttcgattagtggggttgagattgctttatcgtggtgtacaacacggcattgattagaaattttatgtcatgacctaagttgtgtattgattggcaatactataatttataaattattttgataaaatggtaTTATAAGAGTTGACATCAATTtcatgaaatgtgattgtgaaatggtTTAAATATGTGTTTATTGATGTATGATTTGAtgtttaatatctttaaatttttattgtgcaccactgagtaaaaatTATTCAGCGATGGCtttatttgctgtcgcagataggggaaaggataaagcagcagagtgagctgctacagtgatAGGAGAGCACCGTTTGAGAATTTTTTTAtgggtatattatttatacccttaacatttagtttgatgtaaatatttttgttcatatgtatcttttgtactagttgagcagttgtacagtataatttgtaatgatattatttttagtttttttcTGTAAAATTAAGACTTTTATGTTTATAttgaatatattaaataaaattgatgTTTATTTTAAAATGTATTGAATTGAGTGAGATTGTGTTGAATTGAGgattattgaagttgagattgagaaatttgtattggaagtgctttcctttcaggttttgaagaactgttttctcaaattacaaCTGGTActttaccgaaatttttataaaattgcggAAAATGAAATTGACTAAAATTCTCACTtataatttaaactccaattaaaggtttttaaataATGCTTTAATATTATTCTAccatttaaaatgaattgaaattgtttaaaatcccttgtagtatatttaatggattaattcattagatatactacgggatcatgttataccttacggatGGATAAGATGTAACAGTTTAAGTTTCTAATATAGTGTCAGAACCTAATCCTCagcttcaaacaatttctcatatAGAGGTAGTTGTCAACATATATTCTTTTTAGTCTTTTATTCACGTTGTTTGTTTATAAATCTTGAGACCTCTTTATAACCTATTGGTTAATAAGTGATTGTCCTTCTTAATTATCCTGTTGGTATAATTTGGTGATAGACTagctataaaattatatattttgaaaaataaaacataaataatatttttttaacaaaattgaagaattatagattgaattaattttatattGCACTAAACCATAATAAaagaaactatatatatatatatatatatatatatatataaagtagtgGTGTGATTGGGAGGATATAATTCAATACATGATGGAAATTTAAATGATAGCTGAAGATGATTACTTTAGCATGATCTATCACAGTTGTGATAGATCATTTACCTTTTAGCAGGCATGGCACGCTGAATTCCTTAACATACTAATTGTTGATTATGGTTTGTTAGCTTGTCTTGGTGTTCTTTATGAGTAATTTTGGTAgagattttattattttcttaaccaaaacaatatcataataattaaaaacaaCCCTATTATACACTCTCTTGTCCATTGGTGTCCCCCATTTTAGAGACTCCAAATATTGTTCTAAGACAAAGGTTAGCACAATTAGTTAGCATGCCCTTGTCTAGATTTATCAATGTTAGTTTCCCATGCTATAAGATTAtaacccatctctctctctctctctctctctctctctctctctctcaaatgcATAATCTATCTGTTTGTGAGAACCCCATTTCAACTTGTgagaagaaaataataatttcacATGAAAATAATAATGTTTTTGGAGATTTGGAAGGTTCCACAATTTTTCATGCCAGAATATATTGAAAACTACTACTTTAGATATCATAAAAGATatgttgtaattattattattatcaaatttggtatcatggtaaaatattataaaaaaaattcataaatataTCATATTAAATTTCATCCAAGAAATTATTCATATCTGAAATTCAACGATtggcaaaataaaaataaaaactttttttaataattcaGTGCTAGAATTTGAATCttaataaacaaaataaaaagaaaattatccaCTTATTAAGATTCATTTAATGCACTCTATtagtataaaaaattataattttaatgacaaattatataaaaaattgtgTTAAATAGGCGTAAATTATATTTAATGAACTTCAAATAGTGGTTCTTCTAATAGTGGGTGCATTAAAAAAACTGCCTTGGTTTTTGGTGGAGTGTTGAAGCAAACTTGTGGGCAAAGTATAAACCAAGTACATAGCATATAGGTTATAAAATTAGCAATGGAACAGAGTATATGCTGAAACTGGCCAGCTTGCTTGCTACATAATTAGCCTTTGCAAATACCTCCAACAGTACtagtgatgatggtgagagaactgataAGAACCATCTTCCAGTAGCTGTTCACTGACAGTGAAAATATATAATTTGCCAGGCAAACACATTGAGTAATTACTCCCTTAATCTtccaattaatcaaattaaaactccATATACATGTGTTTTGATCAAGGACAAGGATCATTAGGCTATGGGAACAAGCATGCAGCAAAATTTTGGTGCTTTACAGGTACACCAGAAACAGTCAAGGGAGACAGGAGTAACAGGGAATGTTTCTGGTCCCTTgtaagacttgaaagcagcatgaCCTCACGAGGAGAGTGGGTATGGTGCCCAGGCCAACAAAACCCATTAATATGTTGCACTGCACAAAAACAAAGCTTTTTTAACATCTGGGTTGTGTGTTTCTTGCCTTTTCTTTAATAATATCAACAATTGGTATACATGGGTTTTCTTTTATCCTTTCTAATTTATACAAAGACAAAATCATTATGCTTTATAATCATGAGTTGAAAGATAATCAATAATCTCTTAGGTCACTTGTTCAAAATTCAAAAAGGAGGAGTGCTTTGGGTAAGAAAATCGAAGGCACTTCAAAGAATAAAAGCTGGCAACTTCCAAGGAGTGAAAGCtaaaattcttgaaaattttagctTTGAAAAACTAATATTCAATGTTTTATCTAATAATTTTATTCTTCTTTCAATTTTCTCTGTATATCACTTTATAAATTTACTTTTGCTTAGCAGAGAAAGCATTGTTGTTCAACTCATACTATTTTATCACTTTTACACTTTTTCTCAGCCATTGCTCCATGATGTTTTACATTTCAAACTTAAATGTGCCTCCTCCAAAATTAAGGGAAAAGAAAAATAGATGTTTAAGGAATTAATAAGCCTATATTTTGAAGTACTCTTGGCCAGTCTCTCTACAATTAATTAAGTTTAAGCATGTCAAAAAATCACTCAATctaaaaatttaaacttatagATGAGACCTATAAGAATAGTTTTATATTTCTAACACTCCACAAGAATGTCCACTAGATTTGAAACTTAAACAAGCATAGGCTCCATTTGCCTTATGCAAAAATACTTAATCAATAAATGGAGTTGACAGATTCGAACTCTAAACTTTTTTATCTGAGAATTCATAATATCATATTAAGAAATCACTCAACTTAAAAACTTAAGCTTATAtttaaaaatacaagaaaaattttacATCTATAACACAAAGCACTATTGAAACTACTAATTATCTGATTACACGATTTAATTTTGCTAAAGAATTgcttaatttaaaagaaatgggTTTTAACATCTCTAATGCATTACGTATCACCTCATGTGAAAAACCAACAAAATTTAGCACATTCGCTAGGTTATCTTATAtatgctaaaatttttaatagCAAAGAACATTCAGAATTTGAAACCTAAAGTAACCTATAAATCAAAGATGTTGTAATATTATATAAAAGAATAGAATAAAGATGGATTCATAAATAAAGAATCattcaacttaagaatataatttcataataaagattaaaaaaataattttaatatttcgaACACTTATATATACCAAAAATACTTTTTTGCCTAGACTTGATCTGTCGTATACTTAAGATACAATTTGTATGATTGGATTTacttattaaataaataagtcttatatatttatatcttgaGTTTATAATAAATTGAAACTAAGTAAGAATTTTTCTATATACCAAATACTAATTATGATTTtcgaaaaatttttatttaaacttgATTCACATTAAATTCAAGATATAATTATACAAAATATATGTATTTAATAAGCAGATTTACTATGCATATTTTGCGGTCTATCTGTGGCACTAAAATAACATGTATAGATGAGTTAGCATATATAATCTAGATAAAAGTATTAAAAATATGAGATTTACATACTCtttaacaaaaagaaaaagagaagatcTACACATCCTTTAGCATACGAAAAGCTAAAGAGAATTCGAATGATGAAGGAGAAGCAAgcattaataaaaaagaaaaaataaaaacatcAAGTACAGAATATTAGAACTTTTGCAAAGAAgaataacaataaaataataaaggAAGATACCTTTTCTCGAGAATGGTCCATATAATTTTGTCTTATATgtccaaaaataaaataattaaaagggaaaaaaaatgtaGAAGGACATGTGAACAAAGGAATTTTGGGGAATTTACAAAGCTTTGGCCATGTGATAAAAGcagcttctttcttcttgtaaagaGACCACGCCCGTTTGGCTGCAATCATGTGGTCTACTTTGTTATAATTTCCTTCACTTCTTCCATTGCTTATGTTCAATTTTATCTATGTAACttgttattttatataatattaattattggaatttgaattttaatactaaaccataaaaatatttttttatttataaaataattaattcctTAGATTAATAAAagcaaataattttcattcatggTTTAGCACCTCCAATGCAAATTAATCATTATATAATTTGTTTGCTTTCTCATGCGTGCATAttgaaattaatttgattaacacATATAGGTTGTTGTAATTAAACTTAATGAAGGGCTAATTTGGAATGATGCAATTAAACGtaatgaaatataattaaataaaattttattataaaaataataaattttaattttaattaattactgtaGATAAATGCTTCAAGAATAATTTTGTATCTCAAATATATCTCCGCACGTAAATGTCTATTATACTTTAAGTATAAATAAGTGTTGacctattttattttttgttataatatttaAACCTTATTTGATTCAAATGACCTACTTTTCTGGAAAGTAAACTTTCTAAACAATAACTTAACTAATAAATGAAGAAATTAAGAGTCTTAAATTCTCATAAAGTCAAGGATTATGACCAACTaaacaaatcaaattttaacaattTTTAAGAATTTCAATTGTGCCGAGGTTACCTGCAGTGATTACATTTTAAAGGGTATATTTAGCTCTAACTAAAATTCAATTTTCAGAATGATTCACAGAAAAtttgagaatatttgtattccTGGTCTGAGAATTACTTATAAACAATAACAAATGAATAAATAGGTCAAAATGCAGCGTAACTCAAGAAGCGGGGAGACCCGCCCGTGCGGACGAGCCACTCACGCAGTCACGCTCTCTAAATAATTAgctttgttttaatttaatttatgaggaaaaaaaaaacaagaattttaattataaaaagggTCTCCACAACCATTCTATTTTTTCGAAAACCACAAAACACAACCACGATATTTCctcaaaaatcataatttttcttaaaaaaaaaaattaaatacgtCTGATATGCTCAATTTCATATCAATTTGAGTTCTATAAccgtaaaattaaatatttttatataaaattaattaaaatatatataatgtaTGTGAATAATTATTACAtgcaataatttaattttatgtgtatttttataaaaattataaaattttatttatttataaaatttattaaattttaatttaatttcataaaaattactataattaaaaattaaaaacttttaagttaatttactgatctttcaataattttataagtaaaattacCTAAGTAATTACTAATTACTGATAGAAAACAAATGAAGCAAAGTGAAAGGTTTGACTGAGAAGTTggtttatgaaaatttttttaattttttattataatttttataaaattaaatgaattttataaaaaaaattaaaatttaataatttttatgaaaatatttataaaattaagtgaCTCTGTGTATTAATTATGCTAGTGTATGcacaaaattatatattaatgagtttaatcattttatattaaatatttataagaaaatttgtataaaattaattaaaataataaatatatataaattttaatataaatacttAAATTGAACTCAATTATAAAAGATGAAGCCGCACCCTTCTtcaattaattatcttttgttataTTAATCTCCAGAAGGCGGATTTTTTCGCTTCCCAAAACCGGTTATCTAAAATACCTTTCAGACACTGCCTTTCAAGATCTCCTCCTGTCTTATATATATACCTCCATATCTAAATGCTTCTCTTCACTTCCATTCCCAATCTCAGAACCCTTCTGTATATTGCATACAGATAAGCTAACATACCCTTTACAAAGTCACCATTGGAGAGTAAAAGAACGTAAGTGACGACTCTCATCACAGAGAGAGACAGAAAGATGGCAACTGATAAGGTGGTGGAGACTGTGATCGTAGGGAATTATGTGGAGATGGAAACTGAAGGGAAGTCTAAGAACATGAAAACGAGGCTATCTAAGTTTTTGTGGCATGGTGGTTCTGTTTATGATGCTTGGTTTAGCTGTGCTTCTAATCAGGTTAATTTTTAAAACTCTTTTCTTGTCTGCATATGTTCATCGACTACAAAATTATTGCAGCAGGGTATGCATTTACCATATATGGGTTGGTTTATTTGCTTTGTTTTCAGGTGGCTCAAGTATTGCTTACTTTGCCATACTCGTTTTCCCAGCTAGGAATGCTATCCGGCATACTCTTTCAGCTCTTCTATGGGCTGTTGGGTAGCTGGACAGCTTATCTCATTAGCGTACTTTATGTAGAATACAGAaccagaaaagaaagagaaaaagttgATTTCAGGAACCATGTCATCCAGGTTTTTCTTCCTCATTTTACTTAATTCATTACAAGAAAGACAAACTTTCTCTTTAATTTATTGTTTTGCCTATTAAATTAATTCATTTCATAACATGGTTTCCTTTATGTAGTGGTTTGAAGTTCTTGATGGGCTCCTCGGGAAACACTGGAGGAATGTGGGTTTGGCATTTAACTGCACTTTTCTTCTGTTTGGATCAGTCATTCAACTTATAGCTTGTGCAAGGTATGCATATACTCATGTCTTTGACTGTTCCTTTAACTCTATCCTCCATTAAAATATAAACAAGAAGAATCACAAGCTTGACAATGTCTTGTATATgtatatttatttctttctttaattatgATGTTTGCATATTTGCAGCAACATATATTACATAAACGATAATCTGGACAAGAGAACTTGGACTTACATCTTCGGGGCTTGTTGCGCCACCACTGTGTTTATTCCTTCATTTCACAATTACAGAATCTGGTCATTTCTTGGCCTCCTCATGACCACTTACACTGCTTGGTACCTCACCATTGCCTCCCTCCTCCATGGCCAGGTAAAATAAAACCTCTCTCAGTCCTAGAACTTACACAGTGCATGGCTTTTCCATGCAATAGGCCCTTAACACGTGTCCCCATCTCTTAAGGACAATCTGTCCCCACATTTGGGCATGCCCTCAAACTTGGCTAATTATTAAATATACTAAACGTATTAGAAAATAGtattcattttttataaaaaagtgACTCCTTCTTGTGATATAAAGAATAAGAGatagtacatatatatatatactcaatgTACCTAATAATTTCTCCTCGAGCTAACCAAATCCCACTTGTCCACGATGAGAATTCCAAAAACCCTGTCAAACCTCTCAAATTGCCCTTTTACCCTTTAACACAATTACTAAACAAGGGATTAATGTATTTGATGTGTAGGTTGAAGGGGTGAAGCATTCGGGTCCAACAAAAATAGTGCTATACTTCACTGGGGCCACAAACATTCTCTATACATTTGGGGGACATGCTGTTACTGTGTAAGACATGTTTGGATTTATAATTCGTGTCTTTTACTCTATTTGCAAATATGTCCTTGTTCCTTTGAACTGCATATATATTGTTTTGAAACCTGTAGTTTACACAGATGGAGAAATTGAATAATTCCATTTAACGTCATTTTGAAAATGACAGAACCTAATCCTATGTATATCATgaagaagagaaagaaaatgaCTAAACCCTGGTTTGGCTTAGACATGGTCTGACCATCTGTGAGAgtgagattattattattatttttttaattttcaaatagcCGTTCTTTAGGCGTGGGAGGCTAAGTCTTTGTTTCCTTGGGAACCCTAATCTTCTTTTTCAATATAGAAAAGTCAATCATCTTTCCATTTCTTGCTTTTGCTTTTATCATTAGAAGAGACCAATAGGGGTCCAGCTTATCAGTGATTCCTCTCCTTTTTTAGATTtcatgttttcttttcttttctttcccttcgAAAATCAAAAAGAAAACAGAAAAAGAtctaggaaaatctcttgtgcaaAGGAGCCATGGGGTTGATATTAAAACTCTGATAAATACATTTCTATTGTATATCAAATCAGTTTTAACTGGGTATTATTGAAGTTTATTATTTCAAGTTTAATCAGTtacagtgaaaaaaaaaaaaaagaaattgcctGCAAGCAAGGCCAGACAAGCAGTAAAACGTATTATACATGAACGAACTAAGTACAATAAATTCTGATTGTGATTAATTAGTGTAAGGTggtaatttaattgcaattatgatGAAACAGGGAAATCATGCACGCAATGTGGAAGCCTCAGAAATTCAAGGCCATATACTTACTGGCAACCCTGTATGTGCTGACCCTGACGCTTCCCTCTGCAGCAGCAGTC
This Hevea brasiliensis isolate MT/VB/25A 57/8 unplaced genomic scaffold, ASM3005281v1 Scaf1, whole genome shotgun sequence DNA region includes the following protein-coding sequences:
- the LOC110673399 gene encoding auxin transporter-like protein 5, which codes for MATDKVVETVIVGNYVEMETEGKSKNMKTRLSKFLWHGGSVYDAWFSCASNQVAQVLLTLPYSFSQLGMLSGILFQLFYGLLGSWTAYLISVLYVEYRTRKEREKVDFRNHVIQWFEVLDGLLGKHWRNVGLAFNCTFLLFGSVIQLIACASNIYYINDNLDKRTWTYIFGACCATTVFIPSFHNYRIWSFLGLLMTTYTAWYLTIASLLHGQVEGVKHSGPTKIVLYFTGATNILYTFGGHAVTVEIMHAMWKPQKFKAIYLLATLYVLTLTLPSAAAVYWAFGDMLLNHSNAFSLLPRSPFRDMAVILMLIHQFITFGFACTPLYFVWEKAIGMHECKSLCKRAAARLPVVIPIWFLAIIFPFFGPINSTVGSLLVSFTVYIIPALAHIFTFKSAAARENAVEQPPKYVGRWVGTYVINMFIVVWVLIVGFGFGGWASMTNFIHQIDTFGLFTKCYQCPPPLPNNLNATATAPPPVHHPSNHTHHL